CTGAAATGATAGGGATTAACATATATTTACTCCGAGAAAAGAAGCAACTGACACAAAAAAAATTATCAATAGAGAGTGGCTTGTCAATTTCTTCGATTTCAAAAATGGAACGAGGAAAAAGAGTAGCACATAAAACAGTTCATCAAATATGTAGTTATTTAGGATATTCAATGAAAGAATTACAAAATAAAATCATTTTAAACTCAGAAGAAACAGGTATTGATATTGAGATCCAATTAAAAAAAGAGAGAAAGATGTTAGATTTAGATTTAGAATTACTCAGTTTATTAGGAGTTAAATAGAGTTTTTGATTCATCCTTTATAGGGCTAATTAATACAAGGGTGACTTCAAATCGGCAATTACTTGCAAATTACAAATAATATAGCTATAATCTTACTGAACATACAATAAGGGGTTGACGCAATGAATCAGTTTAGAGACTCCATGTTAATATTATCTAGGAAGTTTGGCATACTAAATGAGCAATCTTGTGTAAATTGTTGTGGCAAGGAACTATCACTTGTGCAAAGTCATATATTATATGAAGTAAATCGCCAAAACCAACCTTCAATGCAAGATATTGCAGGTGCTTTGAGTATGGATATCACAACTTTTAGTCGACAAGTTAAAAATTTGGTTGATAAAAACTTAGTTAAAAAAACACCTGATTTAAATGATAATCGAATTCATATTTTGTCCCTAACA
The window above is part of the Chengkuizengella sp. SCS-71B genome. Proteins encoded here:
- a CDS encoding helix-turn-helix transcriptional regulator, with product MGTVILHKPSQKILNKLKELENREVTKSEMIGINIYLLREKKQLTQKKLSIESGLSISSISKMERGKRVAHKTVHQICSYLGYSMKELQNKIILNSEETGIDIEIQLKKERKMLDLDLELLSLLGVK
- a CDS encoding MarR family winged helix-turn-helix transcriptional regulator → MNQFRDSMLILSRKFGILNEQSCVNCCGKELSLVQSHILYEVNRQNQPSMQDIAGALSMDITTFSRQVKNLVDKNLVKKTPDLNDNRIHILSLTDRGREIRSKIDQEFDIYLEQVLSQLSDFERDTIIRSIELLNISMNKTAVCCTPAN